A window of the Myxococcus fulvus genome harbors these coding sequences:
- a CDS encoding response regulator, which translates to MKAGTLPSPEPVPNRTTTDPARPGGSRTATGGAPQRVLLVDDSRSIRTLLKIYLMARNFEFLEAESAEEGLKVAEAEGIDLILTDFHMDGMNGADFAAQIRANANPRLAKVPILMMTGDPNVAEVRALGQKAGISAFVRKPVSCAQLMTLVDTILPLPRK; encoded by the coding sequence ATGAAGGCCGGTACCCTTCCCTCCCCAGAGCCCGTTCCCAACCGCACCACGACGGACCCGGCGCGCCCTGGTGGAAGCCGGACCGCGACGGGCGGCGCGCCGCAGCGCGTGCTGCTGGTGGACGACAGCCGCTCCATCCGGACGCTGCTGAAGATCTACCTCATGGCGCGCAACTTCGAGTTCCTGGAGGCGGAGTCCGCCGAAGAGGGACTGAAGGTCGCCGAGGCGGAGGGCATCGACCTCATCCTCACCGACTTCCACATGGACGGGATGAACGGCGCCGACTTCGCGGCGCAGATTCGCGCCAACGCCAACCCCCGGCTGGCGAAGGTCCCCATCCTGATGATGACGGGTGACCCGAACGTCGCCGAGGTGCGCGCGCTGGGTCAGAAGGCCGGCATCAGCGCCTTCGTCCGCAAGCCGGTGAGCTGCGCACAGCTCATGACGCTGGTGGACACCATCCTCCCGCTGCCGCGCAAGTAG
- a CDS encoding sulfite oxidase heme-binding subunit YedZ produces the protein MASSPHPWLNPALTVGGLLPLALLAVQGPLGQLGPNAIEAALNQTGLLALVMLLASLACTPVRLLTRWTWPARVRRTLGLLAFTYACAHLFTYAVLDQGLAWRTLREDVVKRPFITVGFTAWVLLVPLAVTSTNRWVRRLGFPRWQRLHRLAYVAAVLGVVHFVWRVKQDVTEPLIYGAVLALLFAVRVGEAMRKRRARAAAAARNPA, from the coding sequence ATGGCCTCGTCTCCCCATCCGTGGCTCAACCCCGCGCTCACCGTGGGCGGACTGTTGCCCCTGGCGCTGCTCGCCGTGCAGGGGCCGCTGGGACAGCTGGGGCCCAACGCCATCGAGGCGGCGCTCAACCAGACGGGGCTGCTCGCGCTGGTGATGTTGCTGGCGTCGTTGGCGTGTACGCCCGTACGGCTGCTCACGCGGTGGACGTGGCCCGCGCGGGTGCGTCGCACGCTGGGGCTGTTGGCCTTCACGTACGCGTGCGCGCACCTGTTCACCTACGCGGTGCTGGACCAGGGGCTGGCGTGGCGGACGCTGAGGGAGGACGTGGTGAAGCGGCCCTTCATCACCGTGGGCTTCACCGCGTGGGTGTTGCTGGTGCCGCTGGCCGTCACGTCCACGAACCGTTGGGTGCGCAGGCTGGGCTTTCCGCGCTGGCAGCGCCTGCATCGGCTGGCCTACGTGGCCGCGGTGCTGGGCGTGGTGCACTTCGTGTGGCGGGTGAAGCAGGACGTCACCGAGCCGCTCATCTACGGCGCGGTGCTGGCGCTGCTCTTCGCGGTGCGCGTGGGCGAGGCAATGCGAAAACGCCGGGCTCGTGCCGCTGCGGCGGCCCGGAACCCGGCGTGA
- the msrP gene encoding protein-methionine-sulfoxide reductase catalytic subunit MsrP, with amino-acid sequence MSDKPPVEPPGSEITSERLYLRRRDFLRNAGLFTGTAAAVAGGLYLLTRKQRRFMDAYVPDAGAVTGPVVKAKGAFDTDEPRTPYEDVTTYNNFYELGLDKEDPARLAHYLKPRPWTVTVDGEVHEPKTVDIDQLLSWFTMEERVYRMRCVEAWSMVIPWLGFPLAALLSRVKPTSHARYVTFTTLMDPEQLPGQQRPVLDWPYLEGLRLDEAMHPLTFMAMGLYGKQLPAQNGAPLRLVVPWKYGFKGGKSIVRISLTRTMPLTTWNMAAPHEYGFYANVNPAVTHPRWSQATERRIGDFERRPTLPFNGYGEQVAHLYAGMDLRENF; translated from the coding sequence ATGAGCGACAAGCCGCCCGTGGAGCCGCCCGGCTCCGAAATCACCTCCGAACGGCTCTACCTGCGCCGCCGGGACTTCCTGCGCAACGCGGGCCTGTTCACGGGCACGGCCGCCGCCGTGGCGGGGGGCCTGTACCTGCTCACCCGCAAGCAGCGCCGCTTCATGGACGCGTATGTCCCGGACGCGGGCGCCGTCACCGGGCCCGTGGTGAAGGCGAAGGGGGCGTTCGACACGGACGAGCCTCGCACCCCGTACGAGGACGTCACCACGTACAACAACTTCTACGAGCTGGGCCTGGACAAGGAGGACCCGGCGCGGCTCGCGCACTACCTGAAGCCCCGGCCGTGGACCGTCACCGTGGACGGTGAGGTGCACGAGCCGAAGACGGTGGACATCGACCAGCTGCTGTCCTGGTTCACGATGGAGGAGCGCGTCTACCGGATGCGCTGCGTGGAGGCCTGGTCCATGGTGATTCCGTGGCTGGGCTTCCCGCTGGCCGCGCTGCTGTCGCGGGTGAAGCCCACCAGCCACGCGCGCTACGTGACCTTCACCACGCTGATGGACCCGGAGCAACTGCCCGGGCAGCAACGGCCGGTGCTGGACTGGCCCTACCTGGAAGGACTGCGGCTGGACGAGGCGATGCACCCGCTGACGTTCATGGCCATGGGCCTGTACGGCAAGCAGCTGCCCGCGCAGAACGGCGCGCCGCTGCGGCTGGTGGTGCCGTGGAAGTATGGGTTCAAGGGCGGCAAGTCCATCGTGCGCATCTCTCTGACTCGCACCATGCCGCTCACCACCTGGAACATGGCGGCGCCGCACGAGTACGGCTTCTACGCCAACGTGAACCCCGCCGTGACGCATCCGCGCTGGAGCCAGGCCACCGAGCGGCGCATCGGTGACTTCGAGCGTCGGCCCACGCTGCCGTTCAACGGCTACGGCGAGCAGGTGGCGCACCTCTACGCGGGCATGGACCTGCGCGAGAACTTCTGA
- a CDS encoding fatty acid desaturase codes for METSARHRAPPLGPWGVVIALVIIGAWGAHLTWMLMSPGWLPLDSPLTWMHVAFQAWLCTGLFITGHDAMHGTVARQGWVNEAVGTLACFLFAGLSYRRLVLNHHAHHQHPTGDDDPDFSTRTQSFWPWLGTFMVRYTTLPQLGVMAAKFNVLVFLGVSQPRVLVFWVVPAVLGTLQLFYFGTYLPHRRPDTPDMAPHHARTLPRNHAWAMLSCYFFGYHWEHHQSPGTPWWRLWRVKDARAVPERAGDVTAGDAGPL; via the coding sequence ATGGAGACCTCCGCCCGTCATCGCGCACCACCGCTCGGCCCCTGGGGCGTCGTCATCGCGCTCGTCATCATCGGCGCGTGGGGCGCGCACCTGACGTGGATGCTGATGTCCCCGGGGTGGCTGCCCCTGGACTCGCCCCTGACGTGGATGCACGTCGCCTTCCAGGCGTGGCTGTGCACGGGGCTGTTCATCACCGGCCATGACGCCATGCACGGCACGGTGGCCCGGCAGGGCTGGGTGAACGAGGCGGTGGGGACGCTCGCCTGCTTCCTGTTCGCGGGGCTGTCCTACCGGCGACTGGTGTTGAACCACCACGCGCACCACCAGCACCCCACGGGCGACGACGACCCGGACTTCTCCACCCGCACCCAGTCCTTCTGGCCGTGGCTGGGGACGTTCATGGTCCGCTACACCACGCTGCCGCAGCTGGGGGTGATGGCGGCCAAGTTCAACGTCCTCGTCTTCCTGGGCGTGTCCCAGCCCCGCGTGCTGGTGTTCTGGGTGGTGCCGGCCGTGCTGGGCACGTTGCAGCTCTTCTACTTCGGCACCTACCTGCCGCACCGGCGCCCGGACACGCCGGACATGGCGCCGCACCACGCGCGCACGCTGCCGCGCAACCACGCGTGGGCCATGCTGTCCTGCTACTTCTTCGGCTACCACTGGGAGCACCACCAGTCCCCCGGCACGCCCTGGTGGCGGCTGTGGCGCGTCAAGGACGCTCGCGCCGTGCCAGAGCGGGCGGGCGATGTAACGGCCGGGGACGCTGGGCCGTTATAA
- a CDS encoding dipeptidyl-peptidase 3 family protein: MNRTLLSVLGAAMLSGSALAAEHAAAPAALPDAAELQRLTARFAPVELKVDLKALPANERQALARIVQASQLMDALFLRQRWAGSETVLLGLTRDDSPLGRARLHAFVLDKGPWNSLDEGRPFLPGVPAKPEAGNFYPAGATKAQVEAWVKSLPEAQQKEATGFYTTIRRGTDGKFVSVPYSIEYQGELAEAARLFREAAQLTKQPTLKAFLESRADAFGSNDYYASEVAWMKLDASIEPTVGPYEVYEDGWFNYKAAFEAFVGLRDDAETQKLSKFSDHLQDLENHLPIDAKLRNPKLGALAPIRVVNSLFSAGDANRGVQTAAYNLPNDERVTEAMGSKRVMLKNVQEAKFQRVLVPIAKVALSAKDQQDVAFDAFFTHILMHELMHGLGPHNITVGGKATTVRQALQVSSSALEEAKADISGLWALQRLMDTGVIDKSMGRTMYTTFLASAFRSIRFGIDEAHGKGVALQLNYFLDSGAVKVAADGTFSVVPETMKKSVTALTKQLMEIQAKGDRKAAEALLAKMGVIRPPVRKVLERLKDVPVDIEPRYVTAEELVREATAPAADAGVRK; the protein is encoded by the coding sequence ATGAACCGAACCCTCCTGTCCGTGCTCGGTGCGGCGATGCTGTCCGGCTCCGCCCTCGCCGCCGAGCACGCCGCCGCCCCCGCCGCCCTGCCCGACGCCGCCGAATTGCAGCGCCTCACCGCGCGCTTCGCCCCGGTGGAGCTGAAGGTGGACTTGAAGGCCCTGCCCGCCAACGAGCGTCAGGCGCTCGCGCGCATCGTCCAGGCCTCGCAGCTGATGGACGCGCTCTTCCTGCGCCAGCGCTGGGCGGGCAGCGAGACGGTGCTGCTGGGGCTCACGCGGGACGACTCGCCCTTGGGCCGCGCGCGCCTGCACGCGTTCGTGTTGGACAAGGGCCCGTGGAACAGCCTCGACGAGGGGCGGCCGTTCCTGCCCGGCGTGCCCGCGAAGCCGGAGGCCGGCAACTTCTATCCGGCCGGCGCCACCAAGGCGCAGGTGGAGGCGTGGGTGAAGTCGCTGCCGGAGGCCCAGCAGAAGGAGGCCACGGGCTTCTACACGACCATCCGCCGGGGCACCGACGGCAAGTTCGTCTCCGTGCCGTACAGCATCGAGTACCAGGGTGAGCTGGCCGAGGCCGCGCGCCTGTTCCGCGAGGCCGCGCAGCTGACGAAGCAGCCCACGCTCAAGGCGTTCCTGGAGTCGCGCGCGGACGCGTTCGGCTCGAACGACTACTACGCGAGCGAAGTCGCCTGGATGAAGCTGGACGCGAGCATCGAGCCCACCGTGGGGCCCTACGAGGTCTACGAGGACGGCTGGTTCAACTACAAGGCCGCGTTCGAGGCCTTCGTCGGCCTGCGCGACGACGCGGAGACGCAGAAGCTCTCCAAGTTCAGCGACCACCTCCAGGATTTGGAGAACCACCTGCCCATCGACGCGAAGCTGCGCAACCCGAAGCTGGGCGCGCTGGCCCCCATCCGCGTCGTCAACAGCCTGTTCTCCGCCGGTGACGCCAACCGCGGCGTGCAGACGGCCGCGTACAACCTGCCCAACGACGAGCGCGTCACGGAGGCCATGGGCTCCAAGCGGGTCATGCTCAAGAACGTGCAGGAGGCCAAGTTCCAGCGCGTGCTGGTGCCCATCGCGAAGGTGGCGCTGTCCGCCAAGGACCAGCAGGACGTGGCCTTCGACGCCTTCTTCACGCACATCCTGATGCACGAGCTGATGCACGGGCTGGGGCCGCACAACATCACCGTGGGCGGCAAGGCGACGACGGTGCGCCAGGCGCTCCAGGTGTCCTCCAGCGCGCTCGAGGAGGCCAAGGCGGACATCTCCGGCCTGTGGGCGCTGCAGCGGCTGATGGACACGGGTGTCATCGACAAGTCGATGGGCCGCACCATGTACACGACGTTCCTGGCCTCCGCGTTCCGCTCCATCCGCTTCGGCATCGACGAGGCGCACGGCAAGGGCGTGGCGCTGCAGCTCAACTACTTCCTGGACTCCGGCGCCGTGAAGGTCGCCGCCGACGGCACCTTCTCCGTCGTGCCGGAGACGATGAAGAAGTCCGTCACCGCGCTGACGAAGCAGTTGATGGAGATTCAGGCCAAGGGCGACCGCAAGGCGGCCGAGGCGCTCCTGGCGAAGATGGGAGTGATTCGTCCGCCGGTGCGCAAGGTGCTCGAGCGGCTCAAGGACGTGCCGGTGGACATCGAGCCGCGCTACGTCACCGCGGAGGAGCTGGTGCGCGAGGCCACCGCCCCCGCGGCCGACGCCGGCGTGCGGAAGTAG
- a CDS encoding carbohydrate-binding protein, with product MTTTRTDPLSRRGALPGLLVALCVGLFSSSALAADEVRLLKAVSTVSSRYGQTWQDVTYLLVVKNLAYEKQVAIHDKQPDGTWIDLAASYAGDAGTGHELWKVTRQYQSWGTSPQPTRDLEFVAKYTVNGQTYWDNNGGANYQLVRTNGPLLPRANVLVGSSYWQPTGEVDIGIDVKNLAYTKSVTVVYSTDNWATSHEVAAAFVPGYSVGYAYISSPNPYGVERWQARIPAGSGTPQYYIRYEVNGQTYWDNNFGYNYPPIYPPL from the coding sequence ATGACGACGACTCGAACCGACCCCCTGTCCCGCCGGGGTGCGCTGCCGGGGCTGCTGGTGGCCCTGTGCGTGGGGCTGTTCTCCTCCTCCGCCCTGGCGGCGGACGAGGTGCGCCTGCTCAAGGCGGTGAGCACCGTGAGCAGCCGCTATGGGCAGACGTGGCAGGACGTCACCTACCTCCTGGTGGTGAAGAACCTGGCCTACGAGAAGCAGGTCGCCATCCACGACAAGCAGCCGGACGGGACGTGGATTGATCTGGCGGCCAGCTACGCGGGCGACGCGGGCACGGGCCACGAGCTGTGGAAGGTGACCCGGCAGTACCAGAGCTGGGGCACGTCCCCGCAGCCGACGCGCGATTTGGAGTTCGTGGCGAAGTACACGGTGAATGGCCAGACGTACTGGGACAACAACGGCGGGGCCAACTACCAGCTGGTGCGCACCAACGGGCCGCTGCTCCCCCGCGCCAACGTGCTGGTGGGCAGCAGCTACTGGCAGCCCACGGGTGAGGTGGACATCGGCATCGACGTGAAGAACCTCGCCTACACCAAGAGCGTCACGGTGGTGTATTCGACGGACAACTGGGCCACGTCCCACGAGGTCGCCGCGGCCTTCGTCCCCGGCTACTCGGTGGGCTACGCGTACATCTCCAGCCCCAACCCGTACGGCGTGGAGCGCTGGCAGGCGCGCATCCCGGCCGGGTCCGGCACGCCGCAGTACTACATCCGGTACGAGGTGAACGGACAGACGTACTGGGACAACAACTTCGGCTACAACTACCCGCCCATCTACCCTCCCCTCTAG
- the htpG gene encoding molecular chaperone HtpG has product MTVDASPQRETHAFQAEINQLLSLVINSLYSHKEIFLRELVSNASDALDRLRFRAITEPELLADAPELELRIIPDAEKNTLTIEDTGVGMSHDELVKNLGTIAHSGSREFIQAMTQRGQKDMQLIGQFGVGFYSAYLVADRVEVISRAAGKDSQAWKWTSEAHGTFTVEPAERAARGTSVILHLKEDQKEFLDEWRVRSLITQYSDYVGHPIKLQVTKTTGTGDDAKTESALEVVNKASALWQRAKSDITEEQYQEFYKHLTHDWEKPLAWTHFKADGNQQFTGLLFLPKNPPFDLNAQQQRGVRLFVKRVFIMDRCEELVPQWLRFVRGVIDSDDLPLNVSRELLQDSQVVRAIRKHVVKKSLDLLEKLAKDKPEDYTTFWKAFGTVLKEALATEAEHKDKVGGLLRYESSRDEGLTSLADYVSRMKEGQEALYYIYGESRKAVEDSPHLEALKQRGYEVLFMTDPVDEWAAQGLREFQGKPLVSALQADLKLQSTDEQKKEHEEKSEGLKGLTSRMKDVLQDSVREVRVSDRLTDSPVCLVVPEGGSPAYLERLLQQRGKGMPRVKRILEVNPKHPVIEHLKTLHAQDPAQAQVAEWIELLHDQALLTEGSTISDPNRFARRLTTLLTQVAGQAVKAPMPDAPKPEAPAQAAS; this is encoded by the coding sequence ATGACCGTCGACGCTTCCCCCCAGCGGGAAACCCACGCCTTCCAGGCGGAGATCAACCAGCTCCTCAGCCTGGTCATCAACTCGCTCTACAGCCACAAGGAGATCTTCCTCCGGGAGCTGGTCTCCAACGCCTCGGACGCGCTCGACAGGCTGCGCTTCCGCGCGATTACGGAGCCGGAGCTGCTCGCGGACGCGCCGGAGCTGGAGCTGCGCATCATTCCGGACGCGGAGAAGAACACCCTCACCATCGAGGACACCGGCGTCGGCATGTCGCACGACGAGCTGGTGAAGAACCTGGGCACCATCGCCCACTCCGGCTCGCGCGAGTTCATCCAGGCCATGACTCAGCGTGGCCAGAAGGACATGCAGCTCATCGGCCAGTTCGGCGTGGGCTTCTACAGCGCGTACCTCGTGGCCGACCGCGTGGAGGTCATCAGCCGCGCCGCCGGCAAGGACAGCCAGGCGTGGAAGTGGACGTCCGAGGCGCACGGCACCTTCACCGTGGAGCCCGCCGAGCGCGCCGCCCGGGGCACCTCCGTCATCCTCCACCTCAAGGAGGACCAGAAGGAGTTCCTGGACGAGTGGCGCGTGCGCTCGCTGATTACCCAGTACTCCGACTACGTCGGCCACCCCATCAAGCTCCAGGTGACCAAGACGACGGGCACGGGGGACGACGCCAAGACGGAGAGCGCGCTGGAGGTGGTGAACAAGGCGAGCGCCCTGTGGCAGCGCGCGAAGTCGGACATCACCGAGGAGCAGTACCAGGAGTTCTACAAGCACCTGACGCACGACTGGGAGAAGCCGCTCGCGTGGACGCACTTCAAGGCGGACGGCAACCAGCAGTTCACCGGGCTGCTCTTCCTGCCGAAGAACCCGCCGTTCGACCTGAACGCGCAGCAGCAGCGCGGGGTGCGGCTGTTCGTCAAGCGCGTGTTCATCATGGACCGCTGCGAGGAGCTGGTGCCGCAGTGGCTGCGCTTCGTGCGCGGCGTCATCGACTCGGATGACCTGCCGCTCAACGTGTCGCGCGAGCTGCTGCAGGACTCGCAGGTGGTGCGCGCCATCCGCAAGCACGTGGTGAAGAAGTCGCTGGACCTCTTGGAGAAGCTCGCCAAGGACAAGCCCGAGGACTACACGACGTTCTGGAAGGCCTTCGGCACGGTGCTCAAGGAGGCGCTGGCCACCGAGGCCGAGCACAAGGACAAGGTGGGCGGCCTCTTGCGCTACGAGAGCTCGCGCGACGAGGGGCTCACGTCCCTGGCCGACTACGTGTCGCGGATGAAGGAGGGCCAGGAGGCGCTCTATTACATCTACGGCGAGTCCCGGAAGGCGGTGGAGGACAGCCCGCATCTGGAGGCGCTCAAGCAGCGCGGCTACGAGGTCCTCTTCATGACGGACCCGGTGGACGAGTGGGCGGCGCAGGGCCTGCGCGAGTTCCAGGGCAAGCCGCTGGTGTCCGCGCTCCAGGCGGACCTGAAGCTGCAGTCCACGGACGAGCAGAAGAAGGAGCACGAGGAGAAGAGCGAGGGGCTCAAGGGGCTCACGTCGCGGATGAAGGACGTGCTGCAGGACTCGGTGCGCGAGGTGCGCGTGTCGGACCGGCTCACGGACTCGCCGGTGTGCCTCGTCGTTCCGGAGGGCGGCTCGCCCGCGTACCTGGAGCGGCTGCTCCAGCAGCGGGGTAAGGGAATGCCGAGGGTGAAGCGCATCCTCGAGGTCAATCCCAAGCACCCGGTCATCGAGCACCTGAAGACGCTCCATGCCCAGGACCCGGCCCAGGCGCAGGTGGCCGAGTGGATTGAACTGCTGCATGACCAGGCGCTGCTCACCGAGGGCAGCACCATCTCCGACCCGAACCGCTTCGCGCGCCGGCTGACGACGCTGCTCACGCAGGTGGCGGGGCAGGCCGTGAAGGCGCCCATGCCCGATGCGCCGAAGCCGGAGGCCCCGGCGCAGGCCGCGAGCTAG
- a CDS encoding NAD(P)/FAD-dependent oxidoreductase, with translation MDVGERVSNPDVIVVGAGLAGLACARALVQSRLKVVVLEAGDAPGGRVRTDAHEGFLLDRGFQVYLTAYPEGRKLLDLEALRLRRFMPGAKVWRQGRLCTVADPLRQPMTALSHLLDVPGTFGDKLRVLELRQLSRSGEDEDVWLRPQRTSRRYLEELGFTEEMVEGFLRPFLAGIFLDRSLNTSSRFLEFVFRMFASGEAGVPEQGMGVIAEQLAAKLPPVALRRHAPVADVWGHRVRLADGEMLGAKAVVVATDPLAAARLLPGMPVPTMNAVTCLYFAAPEPPVEGPWLLLNGDGKGVVNNVAVMSEVSPAYAPRGQALVSVSVLGVHSDEAALRERVSVELAEWFGAAVTDWRHLRTYSLPFALPAQTVAALEPPHRPVRLSPGLYVCGDHRDSASIHGALGSGRRAAEAVLLDMGL, from the coding sequence GTGGATGTGGGAGAGCGCGTGTCGAACCCGGACGTCATCGTCGTGGGCGCGGGTCTCGCGGGGCTGGCGTGCGCGCGAGCGCTCGTCCAATCCCGCTTGAAAGTGGTGGTCCTGGAAGCCGGGGATGCTCCCGGCGGCCGCGTCCGCACGGATGCTCATGAGGGCTTCCTGCTGGACCGTGGGTTCCAGGTGTACCTGACGGCCTACCCGGAGGGGCGCAAGCTGCTCGACCTGGAGGCGCTGCGGCTGCGGCGCTTCATGCCGGGCGCGAAGGTGTGGCGACAGGGACGGCTGTGCACGGTGGCGGACCCGCTGCGTCAGCCGATGACGGCGCTCTCGCACCTGCTCGATGTGCCCGGGACGTTCGGCGACAAGCTGCGTGTGCTGGAGCTGCGGCAGCTGTCGCGCTCGGGAGAGGACGAGGACGTGTGGCTGCGTCCCCAGCGCACCTCGCGGCGCTACCTGGAGGAGCTGGGCTTCACGGAGGAGATGGTGGAGGGCTTCCTGCGGCCCTTCCTCGCGGGCATCTTCCTGGACCGCTCGCTGAACACGTCCAGCCGCTTCCTGGAGTTCGTCTTCCGGATGTTCGCCTCGGGCGAGGCCGGGGTGCCGGAGCAGGGGATGGGTGTGATTGCGGAGCAGCTCGCCGCGAAGCTGCCGCCCGTCGCGCTGCGAAGGCATGCGCCCGTGGCCGACGTGTGGGGGCACCGGGTGCGGCTGGCGGATGGGGAGATGCTGGGCGCGAAGGCGGTGGTGGTGGCCACGGACCCGTTGGCCGCGGCGCGGCTGCTCCCCGGGATGCCGGTGCCGACGATGAACGCGGTGACGTGTCTGTACTTCGCCGCGCCGGAGCCTCCGGTGGAGGGGCCGTGGCTGTTGCTCAATGGTGACGGCAAGGGCGTGGTGAACAACGTCGCGGTGATGAGCGAGGTGTCGCCCGCGTATGCGCCGCGCGGACAGGCGCTCGTGTCCGTGTCCGTGCTGGGCGTGCACTCGGATGAGGCGGCGCTGCGCGAGCGGGTGAGCGTGGAGCTGGCGGAGTGGTTCGGCGCCGCGGTGACGGACTGGCGGCACCTGCGCACGTACTCGCTGCCGTTCGCGCTGCCGGCGCAGACCGTGGCCGCGCTGGAGCCGCCGCATCGGCCGGTGCGACTGTCACCGGGGCTCTACGTGTGCGGCGACCATCGGGACAGCGCGTCCATCCACGGTGCGCTGGGCTCGGGACGGCGCGCGGCGGAGGCGGTGCTGCTCGACATGGGGTTGTGA
- the aroF gene encoding 3-deoxy-7-phosphoheptulonate synthase: MLIVMRPDATAQDIERVNDEIRRRGWQPHAIPGGTRTAIGITGNPGAVEPEPFRVLPGVADAVSISQPFKLVSREVKPDDTQLRVGNLTIGGASFHVIAGPCSVESREQILSTAHAVKKSGATMLRGGAFKPRTSPYEFQGLKGDGLALLAEARQETGLLVTTEVKDTATLDAVADATDILQIGARNMQNFSLLEAVGERRKPVLLKRGMSATIKELLMAAEYIVARGNTQVILCERGIRTFETMTRNTLDLNAVPMLKQLSHLPVFVDPSHGIGVRKAVPAMMRAAVAVGADGIIVEVHPDPPRAKSDGAQSLDFSEFDKSMNEVRAIAQAMGREVVRLG; this comes from the coding sequence ATGTTGATCGTGATGCGACCAGACGCGACGGCCCAGGACATCGAGCGTGTGAACGACGAGATCCGCCGCCGTGGCTGGCAACCGCACGCGATTCCAGGGGGCACTCGCACGGCCATCGGCATCACCGGCAACCCCGGCGCGGTGGAGCCCGAACCCTTCCGGGTGCTGCCCGGCGTCGCGGACGCGGTCTCCATCTCCCAGCCGTTCAAGCTCGTCAGCCGCGAGGTGAAGCCGGACGACACGCAGCTGCGCGTGGGCAACCTCACCATCGGCGGCGCGTCCTTCCACGTCATCGCCGGGCCGTGCTCGGTGGAGTCGCGCGAGCAGATTCTGTCCACCGCCCACGCGGTGAAGAAGTCGGGCGCCACCATGCTGCGCGGCGGCGCGTTCAAGCCGCGCACCAGCCCCTACGAGTTCCAGGGCCTCAAGGGTGACGGGCTCGCGCTCCTGGCCGAGGCGCGCCAGGAGACGGGCCTGCTCGTCACCACCGAGGTGAAGGACACCGCGACGCTGGACGCGGTGGCGGACGCCACGGACATCCTCCAGATTGGCGCGCGCAACATGCAGAACTTCAGCCTGCTGGAGGCGGTGGGCGAGCGGCGCAAGCCCGTGCTGCTCAAGCGCGGCATGAGCGCGACCATCAAGGAGCTGTTGATGGCGGCCGAGTACATCGTCGCGCGCGGCAACACCCAGGTCATCCTCTGCGAGCGCGGCATCCGCACGTTCGAGACGATGACGCGCAACACGTTGGACCTGAACGCCGTGCCCATGCTCAAGCAGCTCTCGCACCTGCCCGTCTTCGTGGACCCCTCGCACGGCATCGGCGTGCGCAAGGCGGTGCCGGCGATGATGCGGGCGGCGGTGGCGGTGGGGGCCGACGGCATCATCGTGGAAGTGCACCCCGACCCGCCGCGCGCGAAGTCGGACGGCGCCCAGTCGTTGGACTTCTCCGAGTTCGACAAGTCCATGAACGAAGTGCGGGCGATTGCACAGGCCATGGGCCGTGAAGTCGTGCGGTTGGGATAG
- the trpD gene encoding anthranilate phosphoribosyltransferase, translated as MTLKEALGKVVGRRDLTREEMARVMGLMLAGEASPAQVGALATALKMKGETEDEILGAAEAMRACAAKLSPRAQVVLDTCGTGGDGAHTFNISTAVAFVAAGAGVTVAKHGNRAVSSRCGSADVLAALGVSMERPHERVALDIDEYGVGFLFAPSHHSALKHVAQARRDMGFHSMFNLLGPLTNPAGARYQLLGTFDGKRVEQTARVLGRLGSRRAWVVHGHDGLDEISPCAPTEVAELREDGTVRCFTVRPEDAGLEVVPREAIAGGDADENAKRLRSLLDGERSGLRTAVLLNAAASLVVVGQANDLREGVKKAEHAIDSGAASRKLASLIHGAVS; from the coding sequence ATGACCCTCAAGGAAGCGCTGGGCAAGGTGGTGGGCCGGCGCGACCTCACCCGCGAGGAGATGGCCCGGGTCATGGGCCTGATGCTCGCGGGCGAGGCATCGCCTGCTCAAGTGGGGGCGCTGGCGACGGCGCTCAAGATGAAGGGTGAGACCGAGGACGAAATCCTCGGCGCCGCGGAGGCCATGCGGGCCTGCGCGGCGAAGCTGTCTCCGCGCGCGCAGGTGGTGCTCGACACCTGCGGCACGGGCGGGGACGGCGCGCACACCTTCAACATCTCCACCGCGGTGGCCTTCGTGGCCGCCGGGGCGGGGGTGACGGTGGCCAAGCACGGCAACCGCGCGGTCTCCAGTCGGTGCGGCAGCGCGGACGTGCTCGCCGCGCTGGGTGTGTCCATGGAGCGTCCGCATGAGCGCGTCGCGCTCGACATCGACGAATACGGCGTGGGGTTCCTCTTCGCGCCCTCGCACCACAGCGCGCTCAAGCACGTGGCACAGGCGCGGCGGGACATGGGCTTTCACAGCATGTTCAACCTGCTGGGGCCGCTGACCAACCCGGCCGGCGCGCGCTATCAGCTGCTCGGCACCTTCGACGGCAAGCGCGTGGAGCAGACGGCGCGAGTGCTGGGGCGGCTGGGCAGCCGGCGCGCGTGGGTGGTGCACGGCCACGACGGGCTGGATGAAATCTCACCCTGCGCGCCCACCGAGGTGGCGGAGCTGCGAGAGGACGGCACGGTGCGCTGCTTCACGGTGCGGCCCGAGGACGCGGGGCTCGAGGTGGTGCCGCGCGAGGCCATCGCGGGCGGTGACGCGGACGAGAACGCGAAGCGGCTGCGCTCGCTGCTGGACGGTGAGCGCTCCGGGCTGCGCACGGCGGTGCTGCTCAACGCGGCGGCGTCGCTCGTGGTGGTCGGTCAGGCGAACGACCTGCGCGAGGGCGTGAAGAAGGCGGAGCACGCCATCGACTCGGGCGCGGCGTCGCGCAAGCTCGCCTCGCTCATCCATGGGGCCGTGTCATGA